The Rhizobium sp. BG4 genomic sequence TCGGCAGCCGCGGAACGCGCACCTTCCAGGCGCCGCCGGTGACCAATACCGCGCCGCAGACCGTCTCTCCGATCGACCGCACGATGGCCCCGCGTCCGCAGACAACGGCGCCGTCGACCGCTCAGCAGCCCTTCAACACCCAGCGCCCCGGCGGCCTGTTCGGCGGCTTCGGCCGCTCGATGGTCGGCGGCCTGATTGCCGGTGGCCTGCTCGGCATGCTGCTCGGCCATGGTTTCGGTGGCGGCTTCGGCTTCCTCGGCATGTTGCTGCAGATCGCCCTGATCTTCGGCGCGATCACGCTCGCCCTGCGCTTCTTCGCCAATCGCCGCCAGCCGTCCTACGGTTCGGCGGGCGGGCCGTCCTACAGCAACATGTCGTCGAACAACAATTCGTCCTTCAGCATCCCGAAGATCGGTTCGGGCGCTGCCGGCTACCAGCAACAGCAGCCGCGCGGCCAGCGCCCGAGCGATGAAATCGGCCTCGCCCAAGCGGATCTCGACCAGTTCGAGGAACTGCTGACCAAGGTGCAGACCGCCTATGGCGCGGAGGATTACGGCACGCTGCGCACGCTGACGACGCCGGAGGCCATGTCCTATCTTGCCGAAGAGCTCGGTGAAAACGCCACCAACGGCGTGCGCAACCGCGTCTCCGACGTCAAGCTGTTGCAGGGCGATATCGCCGAAGCCTGGCGCGAAGACGGCATGGAATATGCAACGCTCGCGATGCGCTATTCGTCAATCGACGCGATGGTCGAGCGTGACAGCGGCAAAGTCGTCTCGGGCGACGACCGCCGCCCGAGCGAAAGCACCGAAGTCTGGACCTTCGTGCGCAAGCACGGTGCCGACTGGAAGCTTGCCGCCATCCAGGGCACCGGCCAGTGGGCCGCCTAAATCTCTAGCGCTTGAAGGTGTAGTCGGCGATCGACTGCGCCTTCATCTCGATCGAGAAGCCCGGCTTCGACGGCGGCATATAGGCGGCGTTGCGGATATCGCAGGGATCGAGGAAGTGTTCGTGCAGGTGGTCGACATACTCGATTACCCGTCCGTCCTTCGTGCCTGACACGGCGATGTAGTCGATCATCGACAGGTGCTGGACATATTCGCAGAGCCCGACGCCGCCGGCATGCGGCCAGACCGGCAAGCCGTATTTGGCAGCGATCAGCAGCACCGACAGCACCTCGTTCAGCCCGCCCATGCGGCAGGAATCGATCTGGACGATATCGATCGCGCCCTCGGCGATGAACTGCTTGAACATGATGCGGTTCTGGCACATCTCCCCGGTCGCGACCTTCACCGGCGCGATCGCCTGGCGGATCTTGCGATGGCCGGCCACGTCATCTGGGCTCGTCGGCTCCTCGATGAAGAACGGCTTGGCGAAGGCGAGCTGCTTCACCCAGTCGATCGCCTGCGGCACTTCCCAGACCTGATTGGCGTCGATCATCAGGTAGCGATCGGGACCCATGACCTCGCGGGCGATCCGCAGGCGGCGGATATCGTCTTCGAGATCGCGGCCGACCTTCATCTTCACATGGTTGAAACCGGCATCGATCGCTTCCTGGCAAAGGCGGCGCAGCTTCTCGTCGTCGTAGCCGAGCCAGCCGGCAGAGGTCGTATAGCAGGCGTAGCCTTCGGCCTTGAGCGTCGCGATCCGGTCCGCCTTGCCGGTTTCCGCCTTCTTCAGGATCGCCACCGCCTCGTCGCGCGTCAGCACGTCGGTCAGATAGCGGTAATCGACGATATCGGCGATTTCCTCTGCCGACAGTTCCGAGACCAGCTGCCAGACCGACTTGCCTTCCTTCTTGGCCAGCAGATCCCAGAAAGCATTGACGACGGCACCGGTCGCGAGATGCATCGCGCCCTTGTCGGGGCCGATCCAGCGCAGCTGGCTGTCGCCGGTCAGATGCCGCCAGAACTTGCCCGGCGCCTTGCGAAAGCTCTCCAGATCCTGGCCGACGACCAGATGATCCATCGCCTTGATCGCCATGCAGCAGATGTCGTTGCCGCGGCCGATCGTGAAGGTCAGGCCGTGGCCTTCGAGCCCGGCCTCATCGGTGTCGAGGATCACATAGGCGGCGGAATAATCCGGGTCCGGGTTCATCGCATCCGAGCCGTCGAGGCTCTGCGAAGTCGGGAAGCGGAGATCGAAAACGCGAAGGCCGGTAATGCGGGTCATTGTCTTTCCTCCCGCGCCTCAGATCGTCCAGCCGCCATCGATGGCGTAGGCCTGGCCGGACGTGTAGGTGGCTCCGGCGAGATAGACGGCGAGCTCGGCGATCTCTTCCGGCGACCCCAGGCGGCCCATCGGCTGGCGGGAGATGAAGGCGGCGCGCGCCGTCTCGTAGTCGCCCTGCGCCTTCATGCGATCCTGCAGCGACGGGCTCTCGACCGTGCCGGGGCAAATGGCGTTGCAGCGGATGCCCTGCGCGACATAGTCGGCCGCAACCGACTTGGTGAGGCCGATGACGGCAGCCTTGGTGACGCCGTAGGCGAAGCGGTTCGGCACGCCCTTGATGCTGGAGGCGACCGAAGCCATGTTGATGATCGAGCCGTCCTTGCGCTCCAGCATGCCGGGCAGCACCGCACGGATGGTGCGGATCATCGCCTTGACGTTGAGGTCGAGGGCGAATTCCAGATCGCTGTCCTTCATTTCGAGAATCGATCCGGCATGGACGAAGCCGGCGCAATTGAAGAGCACGTCGACCCGGCCGATCTCGGAGACCAAGGCATTCACCGCTCCCTCGTCGAGAACGTTGAGCTTGTGGGTCGCAATTCCGGTTTCGGCAGCTAACTGCGCCAGCGTCTCGGTATTGATATCGGTCGCGTGCACCTTGGCGCCGGCCTGATGGAAGGCGATCGCCGAGGCCCGGCCGATCCCCTGCCCTGCAGCGGTAATCAGAACGGTCTTGCCGGAAAGTGAGATGGTCATGCTAGGGCCTCCCTTGATGTCGCGCATGGAACGGAGCGAAGGCGGTCTTCGCCGCCCTTCAATTCGCATTGTCATATTATCGATAAAAAACAGAACAGAAAAATGCAATGCCGAAGTTTGCGATTGCTGGCCTTGACAGGCGCGGCATGCAGGGCAGCCGGCCAAGCGATATTTTCCGGCGGCTATATATTCTATTAATTTAGACGCCCTATGATTGCGGCTACAAATATCCGTAACCCATTATTTAGACATCATTAAAAAACTTTCGCTTTCCTGATGAACGACAAAACGAACGACAAATTGAGCGCCCGATGAGCGAATATCAGAACCGAGCCGTCGAACTCATGCAGACGCTGATCGGCAACCAATCGACGGCAGATATCAACGACCGCCGCAATGCCTTCATCTTCCGGGCCATCGGGCTCTATCAGGCCCTGGGTGGCGACCCGGAATCCGTTCAGGGCGTCGTCGAAAAGGTCTATGCCGTCCGCGCACCGCGCATCGACGCTGCAGTCGGCGATCTGATGTACAATCTGGCAGGCGTCGGCCATGCCTCGGATCTCGACATCATCCAGGCGGCCTATAACAAGCTCGATCAAGCCGTTCCGTCAGCCGTTCCGCTGAAGCGCGCCCGGACCTGATCTAGAGTCAACCAAAGCTCAGGCCTTCCCGTAGCCACCGCCCGTCGGCGTGGTGACGATGAAGGCTTCGCCGGCTTCGAGCTGCGTGTGGGCGCTTCCGATCAGCACATCGAGCGCGCCGGAATTGCGGCGCACGGCGTTGCGGCCGAGTTCGCCGGGTTCCCCGCCTTCCAGCCCGAACGGCGCGACGCGGCGATGGCCGGAGAGGATCGCGAATTCCAGCTTTTCCCGCGCGCGGATCGTCCGCTCGGTACCGTCGCCCGCCGACCACTTGCCGCGGCCGCCCGAGCCCTTGCGGATATGGAAATCCTCCAGCACTACGGGGAAGCGGGTTTCGAGAATTTCGGGATCGGTGAGCCGCGAATTGGTCATGTGGGTATGGACGGCATCGGCGCCGTTGAAGCCGGGACCGGCCGGCGCGCCAGAGCAGATTGTCTCGTAATACTGATAGGCATCGTTGCCGAAGGTCAGGTTGTTCATCGTGCCCTGCGCCGCCGCCATGGCGCCGACGGCGCCGAACAGGCAGTTGGTGACCGCCTGGCTGACCTCGACATTGCCGGCGACGACGGCCGCCGGATATTCCGGCGTCAGCATCGTGCCCTTCGGGATGATGATCCGGATCGGCCGCAGGCAGCCGGCATTCATCGGGATGTCGGCCTCGACGAGAACGCGGAAGACATAGAGAACGGCGGCACGGGTGACCGGCTGCGGCGCGTTGAAATTATCGGCGCGTTGCGCTGACGTGCCGGTGAAATCGACCGTTGCCTCGCGCTTGTCCTTGTCGACCGTCACCTTGACGACGATCCTGCAGCTCTGGTCCATCTCGTAGCTGAACTCGCCGTCCTTGAGACGGTCGAGAACGCGGCGCACGCTTTCGGCGGCATTGTCCTGGACGTGGCCCATATAGGCATCGACGACGTCTTCGCCGAAGAGCGCGATCATCTTGGCAAGCTCAGCGACGCCCTTTTCATTGGCCGCCACCTGCGCCTTCAGGTCATTGACATTCTGTGCCAGCTGGCGGACCGGATAGCGGGCGCCGGTCAAAAGGGATGCGAGCTCTTCCTCGCGGAAGCGGCCGCGATCGAGGAGCTTGAAGTTGTCGATATAGACGCCCTCTTCCTCGATATGGGTTGCGAGCGGCGACATCGAGCCGGGCGCGATGCCGCCGATATCGGCATGGTGGCCCCGGCTTGCCACCCAGAAGCGGATGCGCGTTCCCTCGCCATCGAAGACAGGCGTGCAGACCGTCAGGTCGGGCAGATGCGTGCCGCCATTATAGGGCGCGTTGATCAGGAACACGTCGCCCGGATGGATGACCGGGTTCTCGCGGATGGCGGTCGCGACGGACGCATCCATGGAGCCAAGATGCACGGGCATATGCGGCGCATTGGCGACGAGATTGCCCTCGGCATCGAAGACCGCGCAGGAGAAATCCAAGCGTTCCTTGATATTGACCGAATAGGCGGTGTTCTGCAGCGTCACACCCATCTGCTCGGCAATCGACATGAAGAGATTGTTGAAGATCTCCAGCATGACGGGATCGGCTTTGGTGCCGATCGCGGTTCGTTCCGGCAGCGCCTTGATGCGGGTCAGCACGATATGGTCATGGGTCGTCAGTTTCGCCTGCCAGCCATCCTCGATGACGATGGTCTGGTTCGGCTCGATGACGATGGCCGGGCCGGTGACGGTCTGGCCCGCCTGAAGAGAGGCGCGCAGCACCACGGCTGCGTCATGCACGTCACCCTGCGAATGGAAGCGCGTGCGGCGCGTAGCTTTCGCCTCGCCACCGGCACCTTCTTCGCTTGTGACGTCGACCTGAGCGGCAGCGCCGCCGATCGTCTCCACCTCGATCGCCTCGACCACCAGCGGCTTGCCTTCGGCGATGAAGCCGAAGCGGCGCTTGTGGAGGATCTCGAACTCGGCGCGCAGACGGTCCGCACTGTCCTCGGCCGGGAACCGGGTTTCGACGGCAAGAAGAGTATCGGTCCCGGCGTAGCGGATGTGAGCGCGGGCAACGGTCTGGATTTCTGCTGATGCAACGCCCTGCGCCTCCAGCTCAGGCGTGCATTCGCCCTGAAGCTCGGTGGCAAGAGCTGCGATTGCGGCGGGTGCGGACGCATCCAGCGGCACGCCGAGCGCCTTCTGCCGGGTCGCACGGATATCGGCGAGCCCCATGCCATAGGCAGACAGCAAGCCGGACATCGGATGCAGCAGAATGCTCTTCATCCCCAGCGCATCGGCAACCAGGCAGGCATGCTGGCCACCGGCGCCGCCGAAGCAGTTCAGCGCATAGCGCGTCACATCATAGCCGCGCTGCACGGAAATCTTCTTGATCGCCTCGACCATGTTGGCGACGGCAATGCGGATGAAACCGTCGGCCACTTCTTCCGGGCTTCTGTTATCACCTATCCGCGCCGCAAGTTCGGCGAATTTCGCCCTGACGGTCTCGACGTCGAGCGGCTGGTCCTGGTTCGGGCCGAAAATGGCGGGGAAGAATTCGGGCAGCAGTTTGCCGGTCATGACATTGGCGTCGGTCACCGCCAGCGGCCCGCCATTGCGATAGCAGGCGGGACCGGGATGGGCACCGGCGGAATCCGGGCCGACGCGGAAACGGTTGTCCTCGAAATGCAGGATCGAGCCGCCGCCGGCAGCGACCGTATGGATCAGCATCATCGGTGCACGGACGCGCACGCCGGCCACCTCCGTCTCGAAGGCGCGCTCGTATTCGCCGTCGAAATGCGCAACGTCTGTAGACGTGCCGCCCATGTCGAAGCCGATGACGCGGGAGAAACCTGCCTGCTCTCCGGTCTTGGCGAGACCGACGACGCCGCCCGCCGGTCCTGAGAGGATCGCGTCCTTGCCCTGAAACATATCGGCCGCCGTCAGCCCGCCCGATGACATCATGAACATGACGCGGGCGCCGGTGCGCCCAACGTCGAGCTCACCGGACACCTGCGCCACATAGCGGCCAAGCACCGGCGAGAGATAGGCATCGACGACGGTGGTGTCACCGCGGCCGACGAGCTTGATCAGCGGCGAGACTTCGTGGCTGACGGAGACCTGCTCGAAGCCGAGCTCGCGGGCAATACGCGCAACGGCTGCCTCGTGGGCCGGGAACTTATAGGCGTGCATGAAGACGATGGCGACCGAGCGATAGCCTTCGGCGCGCAGCGATTCGAGCGCGCGGCGGGCCTCGTCTTCATCAAGCGGCAGCTCGACCGTGCCGTCGGCCAGCACGCGCTCGCCGATCTCGGTGACGGTATCGTAGAGCGCATCGGGCTTGATGATCTCGGTCGCGAAGATCTTCTTGCGCTCCTGATAGCCAATGCGCAGCGCATCGCGAAAGCCCTTGGTGGTGACCAGAGCCAGCCGCTCGCCCTTGCGCTCCAGCAGCGCATTGGTCGCGACCGTTGTACCCATCCGCACCTCCCCGATCAGCCCGGCCGGGATTGCCTCGCCTACCGTCAACCCCAGATGCAGCCGAATGCCGTGGACCGCGGCGTCGCGATAGGCGGCCGGATTTTCCGAGAGAACCTTGCGCGCATGCAATTCGCCCTCCGGGTCACGGGCGACGATGTCGGTAAAAGTACCGCCGCGATCGATCCAGAAATCCCAGCGCTTGGCGTCCGTCGCTTGCATTGAACCGTCCTCGAAATGAATTGCGGAATTGCACGTTGATAAAATATCGATAAAATGACGATATATTCTCGTCAAGACAGGAGAGCGATGTGGCGGACAAGAAGAACGAAGGCGAAGATCGCCTTTCCAGCGCGCCGCTCGGCCCGATCGTCTCCTCGGCACATCTCGCAGAAGGCGGTTCACCGGCACTTTCGGAGATCGAATACGGCCTGATCCTCGCCTCGCATGCCTTCGACCGCTGGATCGTCCGCTGCATGGCGGCTGCCGGCTTTCCCGGTCTGTCGCCGATGGAAATCCTCATCCTCCACTCGATCCGCCATCGCGACCGCGAGAAGAAACTCGCCGACATCTGCCTGGTCCTCGATATCGAGGACACCCATGTCGTCACCTACGCGATCCGCAAGCTCGAAGCCGCCAAGCTGCTGACAACAGGCAGGACCGGAAAAGAAAAGACCGTGAAGATCAGCGAACGCGGTCTGGAAGCCTGCAAGACCTATGCAGAGGTGCGCAAACATCTCCTCGTTGATTCCACCGCCAACGCACGCCCGTCGGAGCAGACGCTGTCGGAAACTGCGGCCATCCTGCGCTTCATCTCCGGCGCATTCAATCAGGCCGCACGCGCCGCCGCGACGCTCTGACAGTGGACAGGCGCGATTGAATGGGAAGATTATCCAGCGCCTCGAGCGGCCTGCAGTCTTCCGACAAAGGGATGCAGGGCGGCACTGCTGCCGCTGCGTCTGCAACAGCTTGCCGCTTGAGTGCCTCGACGAGGTCTGGATGAAGTCCATCGCCGCGTTCTGCGGCGATGGTGTGCAATGAAAGGAGCATCGACATATCCGGTTCCTCGATTGTTGAGGGGATATGATCAACCCGCGGCGGTCGGCGATGCCACCCGATTCATGCGGTGGGTTCCATTCACGATACGAACGCCTGCGCGCCGCTAGACCGCGTCGCCTTCACCGTCTTCCGGAATCGTAGAACCTAATTTTACGATCGCTCCGATTATGCCTGCAGAGAGCGGAACGACCCACACGCAAGGCTGCAGCGATAGAATGTGCGAAGCAGCATTGAGGCCAAGACCGATAGCGATTAGCGTGAGGAAGACGATTTTCATGAAGACACCTGGGCAAACTGCTGCTTGAATTCGCCTCCCGCGGCTGCCCTAGAGACGGCCCATTACAGTCATGTGACAGCCGCCATATCGAGATCAAACCAACGCGCATGCATCGCAGCTCTCGGAGCGATTTTAGCTATTGAAAACAATGGCGAAGAAAGCCGGCCGTTTCGCGAGGTTCTTTTGGTCGCAGGCCGGAGAGGTGCCGGAGGTGAAGCAGGAATTCTGCCCGGATGGCGGATAGATTTGCTGGAAGCCATTCAGAAGGGGATAAGGCCTTGACAAGATCGGATGCCCGTATTTTATTCAAGCCTGCGGATTAGGCAGATGAGCCATGCCGCAATCACATGACTTCGATAGTCGCTGGGCAGTTTCGCCCCATGACGCCCCATCCACGATGGGCCCGCGTCGTGGGGCTTTTGGTTTTTTGGGTTCCGCATGACCGACGCGCTGAAAATCGGCATTCTCTACTCGACCACCGGGCCCTACGGCTCCATGGGCCGGGATGCGCGCGACGGCGCGGAATTCGCACTCGCAGAAATCTCCGCCGCCCGGCAGGTGAAGATCGAGCCCGTCTTCTACGATCCGCATGCCGATCTTGCCGCCTATCTGGAAGGCGCCCGCCAGCTGCTGCGCGCCGGCTGCCGCCATATCGTCGGCACCATCACCTCTGCAGCCCGCAAGGAAGTCATCCCGCTGGTCGAAAAGCATGACGGGTTGCTTTGGTACATGTGCCCCTACGAGGGCTTCGAGGCCAACGAGAACGTCATCTATGTCGGCGGCTGCCCGAACCAGCATCTGATCCCGCTCTTCGAACACCTGATCCCGCGCTTCGGCGCCCGCCCCTATCTCGTCGGCGCCAATTATGTCTGGGGCTGGGAGATGAACCGGCTGGCGCGCGAGCTGATCACCAATGCCGGCGGCGAAGTGCTCGGCGAGCGTTATCTGCCGCTGGAGGAAACCGCGGTCGAGCGCATCGTCGCCGAT encodes the following:
- a CDS encoding Tim44 domain-containing protein yields the protein MPRAVSRFAKIAAIAVLTSATVFAAYGDAEARRASGGFGSRGTRTFQAPPVTNTAPQTVSPIDRTMAPRPQTTAPSTAQQPFNTQRPGGLFGGFGRSMVGGLIAGGLLGMLLGHGFGGGFGFLGMLLQIALIFGAITLALRFFANRRQPSYGSAGGPSYSNMSSNNNSSFSIPKIGSGAAGYQQQQPRGQRPSDEIGLAQADLDQFEELLTKVQTAYGAEDYGTLRTLTTPEAMSYLAEELGENATNGVRNRVSDVKLLQGDIAEAWREDGMEYATLAMRYSSIDAMVERDSGKVVSGDDRRPSESTEVWTFVRKHGADWKLAAIQGTGQWAA
- a CDS encoding L-fuconate dehydratase; its protein translation is MTRITGLRVFDLRFPTSQSLDGSDAMNPDPDYSAAYVILDTDEAGLEGHGLTFTIGRGNDICCMAIKAMDHLVVGQDLESFRKAPGKFWRHLTGDSQLRWIGPDKGAMHLATGAVVNAFWDLLAKKEGKSVWQLVSELSAEEIADIVDYRYLTDVLTRDEAVAILKKAETGKADRIATLKAEGYACYTTSAGWLGYDDEKLRRLCQEAIDAGFNHVKMKVGRDLEDDIRRLRIAREVMGPDRYLMIDANQVWEVPQAIDWVKQLAFAKPFFIEEPTSPDDVAGHRKIRQAIAPVKVATGEMCQNRIMFKQFIAEGAIDIVQIDSCRMGGLNEVLSVLLIAAKYGLPVWPHAGGVGLCEYVQHLSMIDYIAVSGTKDGRVIEYVDHLHEHFLDPCDIRNAAYMPPSKPGFSIEMKAQSIADYTFKR
- a CDS encoding SDR family oxidoreductase, whose product is MTISLSGKTVLITAAGQGIGRASAIAFHQAGAKVHATDINTETLAQLAAETGIATHKLNVLDEGAVNALVSEIGRVDVLFNCAGFVHAGSILEMKDSDLEFALDLNVKAMIRTIRAVLPGMLERKDGSIINMASVASSIKGVPNRFAYGVTKAAVIGLTKSVAADYVAQGIRCNAICPGTVESPSLQDRMKAQGDYETARAAFISRQPMGRLGSPEEIAELAVYLAGATYTSGQAYAIDGGWTI
- a CDS encoding hydantoinase B/oxoprolinase family protein, whose amino-acid sequence is MQATDAKRWDFWIDRGGTFTDIVARDPEGELHARKVLSENPAAYRDAAVHGIRLHLGLTVGEAIPAGLIGEVRMGTTVATNALLERKGERLALVTTKGFRDALRIGYQERKKIFATEIIKPDALYDTVTEIGERVLADGTVELPLDEDEARRALESLRAEGYRSVAIVFMHAYKFPAHEAAVARIARELGFEQVSVSHEVSPLIKLVGRGDTTVVDAYLSPVLGRYVAQVSGELDVGRTGARVMFMMSSGGLTAADMFQGKDAILSGPAGGVVGLAKTGEQAGFSRVIGFDMGGTSTDVAHFDGEYERAFETEVAGVRVRAPMMLIHTVAAGGGSILHFEDNRFRVGPDSAGAHPGPACYRNGGPLAVTDANVMTGKLLPEFFPAIFGPNQDQPLDVETVRAKFAELAARIGDNRSPEEVADGFIRIAVANMVEAIKKISVQRGYDVTRYALNCFGGAGGQHACLVADALGMKSILLHPMSGLLSAYGMGLADIRATRQKALGVPLDASAPAAIAALATELQGECTPELEAQGVASAEIQTVARAHIRYAGTDTLLAVETRFPAEDSADRLRAEFEILHKRRFGFIAEGKPLVVEAIEVETIGGAAAQVDVTSEEGAGGEAKATRRTRFHSQGDVHDAAVVLRASLQAGQTVTGPAIVIEPNQTIVIEDGWQAKLTTHDHIVLTRIKALPERTAIGTKADPVMLEIFNNLFMSIAEQMGVTLQNTAYSVNIKERLDFSCAVFDAEGNLVANAPHMPVHLGSMDASVATAIRENPVIHPGDVFLINAPYNGGTHLPDLTVCTPVFDGEGTRIRFWVASRGHHADIGGIAPGSMSPLATHIEEEGVYIDNFKLLDRGRFREEELASLLTGARYPVRQLAQNVNDLKAQVAANEKGVAELAKMIALFGEDVVDAYMGHVQDNAAESVRRVLDRLKDGEFSYEMDQSCRIVVKVTVDKDKREATVDFTGTSAQRADNFNAPQPVTRAAVLYVFRVLVEADIPMNAGCLRPIRIIIPKGTMLTPEYPAAVVAGNVEVSQAVTNCLFGAVGAMAAAQGTMNNLTFGNDAYQYYETICSGAPAGPGFNGADAVHTHMTNSRLTDPEILETRFPVVLEDFHIRKGSGGRGKWSAGDGTERTIRAREKLEFAILSGHRRVAPFGLEGGEPGELGRNAVRRNSGALDVLIGSAHTQLEAGEAFIVTTPTGGGYGKA
- a CDS encoding winged helix DNA-binding protein, which gives rise to MADKKNEGEDRLSSAPLGPIVSSAHLAEGGSPALSEIEYGLILASHAFDRWIVRCMAAAGFPGLSPMEILILHSIRHRDREKKLADICLVLDIEDTHVVTYAIRKLEAAKLLTTGRTGKEKTVKISERGLEACKTYAEVRKHLLVDSTANARPSEQTLSETAAILRFISGAFNQAARAAATL